Proteins found in one Brevibacillus brevis genomic segment:
- the ptsP gene encoding phosphoenolpyruvate--protein phosphotransferase, which translates to MLQKGIAAAPGIVIGRAVVQKEEMVRYERRILDQDEVAAELARFRESVRAADLELEQVKKKVRHEMGEEEARIFEAHQLFLQDPEFIGAIEEKLERERVNAEAALEEVRDSFVAIFESMDDEYMRERAADLRDVSQRLLKNLLGIHDQLQADFTEPVVLVVHDLTPSDTAQLDREKVKGFATNIGGRTSHSAIMARTMEIPAVVGMSDITEQLQTGDLVIVDGLEGEVHIRPDEAVVAAYEAKQQAYWKQKEDWARLVHEESVTADGHRVELAANIGNPQDAVQAVENGAEGIGLFRTEFLYMGREQFPTEEEQFAAYKAVAETMGKDRPVVIRTLDIGGDKELSYLDLPKELNPFLGYRAIRLCLDRVELFKTQLRALLRASVYGNIKIMYPMIATIAELRRANQILDEVKVELRNQSILFNDHLEVGIMIEVPAAAMIADQLAKEADFFSIGTNDLIQYVMAADRMNEQVAYLYDPYHPAILRLVNQVIKAAHQEGKWVGMCGEMAGEELAIPILLGLGLDEFSMSATSVLRARDLLRKLDYKSLQETAQHVLTLESGEEIRAFIKEEILNKL; encoded by the coding sequence ATGCTGCAAAAAGGGATCGCTGCAGCTCCCGGAATCGTGATTGGACGAGCTGTTGTACAAAAGGAAGAGATGGTTCGGTATGAACGACGCATTCTTGACCAAGATGAGGTGGCCGCAGAACTTGCGCGATTTCGGGAAAGTGTGAGAGCGGCAGATCTGGAGCTCGAGCAAGTCAAGAAGAAGGTCCGCCACGAGATGGGCGAAGAAGAAGCGAGAATCTTTGAAGCCCACCAGCTTTTTTTGCAGGACCCGGAGTTTATTGGTGCCATTGAGGAGAAGCTGGAACGGGAAAGAGTGAATGCGGAAGCAGCTCTGGAGGAGGTTCGTGACAGCTTTGTCGCCATTTTTGAAAGCATGGACGACGAGTATATGCGGGAGCGGGCGGCGGATTTGCGCGATGTCAGCCAGCGTCTGCTGAAGAATTTGCTCGGCATACACGATCAGTTGCAAGCTGATTTCACTGAGCCGGTGGTGCTGGTTGTACACGATCTGACGCCATCCGATACGGCACAGTTGGACAGGGAAAAGGTAAAAGGATTTGCAACGAATATAGGCGGCCGCACGTCTCACTCCGCCATCATGGCACGCACCATGGAAATCCCGGCGGTGGTAGGCATGTCGGACATTACAGAGCAGCTGCAAACCGGGGATCTGGTCATCGTCGACGGCCTTGAGGGCGAGGTACACATTCGACCGGACGAAGCTGTCGTCGCAGCCTATGAAGCCAAGCAGCAGGCCTACTGGAAACAAAAAGAGGACTGGGCTCGTCTGGTTCATGAAGAAAGTGTTACCGCCGATGGGCACCGCGTGGAATTGGCAGCCAACATCGGGAATCCGCAGGACGCCGTGCAGGCCGTTGAAAACGGCGCCGAGGGGATCGGACTGTTTCGTACTGAATTTCTCTATATGGGGCGGGAGCAGTTCCCCACGGAAGAAGAGCAGTTTGCGGCTTACAAAGCAGTAGCAGAAACCATGGGCAAGGATCGACCAGTTGTCATTCGAACATTGGACATCGGCGGGGACAAGGAGCTTTCCTACCTCGATCTGCCGAAAGAATTGAATCCGTTTCTAGGCTATCGAGCCATCCGGCTTTGCCTGGACCGCGTAGAACTGTTTAAGACGCAGTTACGCGCCTTGCTCCGGGCAAGTGTATACGGAAACATCAAGATCATGTATCCAATGATCGCCACTATAGCCGAGCTGCGTCGAGCGAACCAGATCTTGGACGAAGTGAAGGTAGAGCTGCGCAACCAAAGCATTTTGTTTAACGATCATTTGGAAGTAGGAATCATGATCGAGGTGCCAGCTGCCGCAATGATTGCAGACCAGCTCGCCAAGGAAGCCGATTTCTTCAGCATCGGGACCAATGATTTGATTCAGTATGTGATGGCAGCGGACAGGATGAACGAGCAGGTCGCCTACTTGTACGATCCGTACCATCCCGCCATTTTACGGCTGGTGAATCAGGTAATCAAGGCGGCCCATCAGGAAGGCAAATGGGTCGGCATGTGCGGAGAAATGGCCGGGGAGGAATTGGCGATCCCGATTCTGCTCGGGCTGGGACTGGATGAATTCAGCATGAGTGCCACTTCCGTTCTCCGGGCCCGCGATTTGCTGAGAAAGCTGGATTACAAGTCGCTACAGGAAACAGCTCAACACGTCCTCACCCTGGAGAGCGGCGAAGAGATCAGAGCCTTTATCAAAGAGGAAATTTTGAACAAGCTGTAA
- a CDS encoding GNAT family N-acetyltransferase, with amino-acid sequence MKTSYRLSKLTKSDKPAFVSLMSRAFSRDPFFLHVFGDSELDHTARKSITAFLSFLFDKSFLFHEEVWGIFNEDSLLGTYVVEKPQTNKHSNIKGGFLLIGRLIPLVFQLSGKTLILLNSYMRITRSAAPPWKHHYLIMIGVKPETQGKGVGKTLMQHLFQTIKEDHESQGIALDTEKEENVGLYQKLGFTLQERTKIDDVPVYCMVYQKNR; translated from the coding sequence ATGAAGACATCCTACCGCCTTTCCAAACTCACAAAGTCAGATAAACCCGCATTCGTATCCCTTATGAGCAGGGCATTTTCGCGTGATCCTTTCTTTCTGCATGTATTTGGGGATTCAGAGCTCGATCATACAGCAAGAAAAAGCATTACAGCTTTTCTGTCTTTTCTGTTTGATAAAAGCTTTCTATTTCACGAGGAAGTGTGGGGCATTTTTAACGAAGACAGCTTGCTCGGCACTTACGTCGTCGAGAAGCCACAAACAAACAAGCATTCGAATATAAAAGGGGGATTCCTGTTAATCGGTAGATTGATCCCGTTAGTATTTCAACTTTCTGGAAAAACGCTGATACTCCTTAATTCCTATATGCGCATCACACGTTCTGCCGCTCCTCCCTGGAAGCATCACTACCTCATTATGATTGGCGTAAAACCGGAGACTCAGGGCAAGGGAGTCGGCAAAACCCTAATGCAACACCTGTTTCAAACCATAAAGGAGGACCACGAATCGCAGGGAATCGCACTGGATACGGAAAAGGAAGAGAATGTGGGTTTGTATCAAAAGCTCGGATTTACGTTACAAGAACGCACCAAAATCGATGATGTCCCTGTGTATTGTATGGTCTATCAAAAAAATCGATAG
- a CDS encoding S8 family serine peptidase — MKKMRTLASLTLAATLILSGLPYNALAAAEFSERDWEKVNEYTNAEVELGSEVSKISPLLNTSSSKNVSVIIELQSEPSITAKHSEGSESSVRSLRAKVEDEQASFLDEAKDNKVKLKVKRKFEHVFNGMEVTVSADELEELAELPQVKRIYQNTYYELPEIDAVSEKASSTKWDQAPLQQIGVLDMWKAGLTGKGLKVGVIDTGVDYKHPDLKDAYKGGYDSFDNDKDPYEEAPIPVEDDRDGKGYEGSSHGTHVSGTIVGRAKNKTSDVQVKGVAYGADLYVYRVLGRGGGSSAQVIDGIEKAVKDGMDVINLSLGSAMEKNSDSPDAIAVNNAVLSGVITVVSGGNSADDERGRHFYTAGSPSGARLPITVAAVDSPTVQYDGSATSSFGANYEFPVMAWQVRKDNFASIIGTKPLPVVYANLGSRSDFEKANVKGKVALVSRGTLGFTEKIENARKAGAVAIVVFNGNDADGDGVADLDIRDREGYVNTILGDQIEAIPTFDMKGLEGRTLAKELLADPEKAKTLTFTFSGNYPSTNDPGDRIAGFSSRGPIMGDDYSIKPNLAAPGVAVLSSYPSWSKLIPDAKYDKAYARLNGTSMAAPHVSGLALLLKQAHPDWTPADIKAALANTSKPLYSPDGTLYDVYSQGAGRVNGYAASKTPAVLTTVEQLTILGEDFEPKTIPYYADNVSFGLLKAGSNTVTKTLQLKNLSKKEVSYDAKVIMHPSVTTDPYKPGSKTPDVDDIDVEISDDSISAKKGDATTFELNLSVDSDAKDGVYEGEVLLTAKGNPDLRLPFAVHVGDKREDTNFGFDNLKLSDTTITPDGDGNEDSFTLEAELQAKDVNQISVEAWDMDDKYVGTLASVFNNYALIAPGPITFSNLDGTYYDGTQVAKKLDPGKYKLKLVGRVVDQNKPKGEQIVKEYEAWKSFMIKTSDKNAVLSKVVEEAEEQFEFEVANTTELDQPVLSLPEESDDVTYQVTKSSDETFIDDEGILKELPAEGEETVTLYVTITSKEDESVTRTVKVDVTLEAVVE, encoded by the coding sequence ATGAAGAAGATGCGTACTCTCGCTTCTCTTACGCTTGCAGCAACACTCATACTGAGTGGCCTTCCTTACAATGCCTTGGCAGCTGCGGAGTTTAGCGAACGGGATTGGGAAAAAGTAAACGAGTATACCAACGCGGAAGTAGAGCTTGGCTCCGAAGTCTCGAAAATCTCCCCCCTGCTGAACACCAGTTCTAGCAAAAACGTCAGTGTCATTATTGAGCTGCAAAGTGAACCTTCGATCACAGCTAAACATAGTGAAGGTTCAGAATCTTCCGTTAGATCATTGCGAGCGAAAGTAGAGGACGAGCAGGCCTCCTTCCTCGACGAGGCAAAAGACAACAAGGTCAAACTGAAGGTAAAGCGCAAGTTTGAGCATGTATTCAACGGGATGGAAGTGACGGTGTCAGCCGACGAGTTGGAAGAGCTGGCTGAACTGCCACAGGTGAAACGCATTTATCAAAATACGTATTATGAGCTTCCCGAAATTGATGCCGTCAGCGAGAAAGCATCGTCTACCAAATGGGATCAAGCCCCTCTCCAACAAATCGGTGTTCTCGATATGTGGAAAGCAGGTCTGACAGGGAAAGGATTGAAGGTCGGCGTCATCGATACCGGTGTCGATTACAAGCACCCTGATCTCAAGGATGCTTATAAAGGCGGATATGACTCCTTCGACAATGATAAAGACCCTTATGAAGAAGCACCAATCCCTGTGGAGGATGACCGCGATGGAAAAGGATATGAAGGCTCCAGCCATGGAACTCACGTCTCCGGTACCATCGTAGGACGCGCCAAAAACAAGACCTCGGACGTGCAGGTAAAAGGGGTAGCCTACGGTGCAGACCTCTACGTCTACCGCGTATTGGGCCGGGGAGGCGGTAGCTCCGCTCAGGTCATCGACGGTATCGAAAAAGCGGTGAAAGACGGCATGGATGTCATTAACCTGTCGCTTGGCTCCGCTATGGAGAAGAACTCTGACTCCCCAGATGCCATCGCTGTGAATAACGCAGTGCTGTCTGGTGTGATTACGGTTGTATCGGGGGGAAATTCAGCCGACGATGAGCGCGGCAGACATTTCTACACGGCTGGCTCCCCTTCTGGCGCGAGGCTGCCGATCACAGTTGCAGCGGTAGACTCTCCTACCGTGCAATATGACGGCTCCGCAACCTCGTCCTTTGGAGCCAATTACGAATTCCCTGTGATGGCGTGGCAGGTGAGAAAGGATAACTTCGCCTCTATCATCGGAACCAAACCACTGCCAGTCGTCTATGCCAACCTTGGCTCGCGCAGCGATTTTGAAAAGGCAAATGTAAAAGGCAAAGTCGCTCTCGTTTCCCGTGGTACTCTCGGCTTCACGGAAAAAATCGAAAATGCCCGAAAAGCTGGCGCTGTCGCTATCGTGGTCTTTAACGGTAACGACGCCGACGGGGATGGCGTAGCTGACCTGGATATCCGTGATCGCGAGGGCTATGTCAACACGATCCTGGGTGACCAAATCGAAGCGATCCCTACCTTTGACATGAAAGGTCTGGAAGGCCGGACACTGGCAAAAGAGCTGCTGGCTGACCCTGAAAAAGCGAAAACACTGACGTTTACGTTCTCAGGAAACTACCCAAGCACAAATGATCCGGGCGACCGCATCGCCGGATTTAGCTCACGCGGCCCGATCATGGGCGACGATTACAGCATCAAGCCGAATCTGGCTGCGCCAGGTGTAGCTGTTCTGTCCAGCTATCCATCTTGGAGCAAGCTGATCCCTGACGCCAAGTACGACAAGGCATACGCCCGTCTAAACGGTACAAGCATGGCGGCTCCGCACGTTTCCGGTCTTGCCCTGCTGTTGAAACAGGCACATCCGGACTGGACACCTGCCGATATCAAGGCAGCACTCGCGAACACCTCCAAGCCGCTCTATAGCCCAGACGGCACACTGTACGATGTATACTCCCAAGGTGCTGGCCGCGTAAACGGCTACGCCGCATCGAAAACACCTGCTGTTCTGACAACGGTAGAGCAGCTCACCATTTTGGGCGAAGATTTTGAGCCGAAAACCATTCCGTACTATGCGGATAATGTTTCCTTTGGCTTGCTGAAGGCTGGCAGCAATACCGTCACGAAAACGCTCCAGCTGAAAAACCTGTCCAAAAAGGAAGTTTCTTACGATGCAAAAGTGATCATGCATCCATCCGTCACGACAGATCCGTACAAGCCAGGCTCCAAAACGCCAGATGTCGATGACATCGATGTGGAAATCTCCGATGATTCCATCTCCGCTAAAAAAGGCGATGCGACCACATTTGAGCTCAACCTGTCCGTTGACTCCGATGCAAAAGACGGCGTGTATGAAGGGGAAGTCCTGCTGACAGCGAAAGGCAACCCTGACCTGCGCCTGCCGTTTGCTGTACACGTGGGAGACAAGCGTGAGGATACTAACTTTGGTTTCGACAACCTGAAGCTGTCCGATACGACAATCACGCCTGATGGTGATGGCAATGAGGATTCGTTCACACTCGAAGCCGAGCTGCAAGCCAAAGACGTGAACCAGATCTCCGTTGAGGCATGGGACATGGACGATAAATACGTCGGTACGCTCGCATCTGTATTCAACAATTACGCGCTGATTGCGCCAGGCCCTATCACCTTCTCTAATCTTGATGGTACTTACTACGATGGTACCCAAGTAGCGAAAAAGCTTGATCCAGGCAAATACAAGCTGAAGCTCGTCGGTCGAGTCGTTGACCAAAACAAGCCGAAGGGTGAACAGATTGTAAAAGAATACGAGGCTTGGAAATCCTTCATGATTAAGACATCTGATAAAAACGCAGTCTTGTCCAAGGTAGTGGAAGAAGCCGAGGAGCAATTTGAATTTGAGGTTGCGAACACCACAGAGCTCGATCAACCAGTGCTTTCCCTGCCGGAAGAAAGCGATGATGTGACTTATCAGGTGACGAAGAGCTCTGATGAGACGTTTATCGACGATGAAGGGATTTTAAAGGAGCTGCCTGCCGAAGGTGAAGAGACAGTTACGCTGTATGTGACGATTACTTCCAAGGAAGATGAGTCGGTTACGCGGACTGTGAAGGTGGATGTGACATTAGAGGCGGTAGTAGAGTAG
- a CDS encoding TIGR01777 family oxidoreductase has product MKKKVILAGGTGFIGKYLADKFNQLGYEVLIIARTSPHITWDNHAKIVEALEDSELLINLAGKSVNCRYHEKNKAEILKSRTETTHILGNAVLACKNPPSLWLNSSTATIYRHAEDRPMTEESGEIGTGFSVDVAKQWEAAFFSFDLPHTRQVALRMAIVLGENGGVIDPYKNLVRFGLGGVQGSGNQRFSWIHVEDIFQIILFLKERTDLSGVFNCSSPHPVTNREFMQHFRSVMNRSFGLPSPKWMLEMGAMMIGTETELVLKSRWVIPERLEREGYQFRFAHIDKTLQDILK; this is encoded by the coding sequence ATGAAAAAGAAAGTGATCCTAGCCGGCGGCACTGGCTTTATCGGCAAGTATCTGGCAGACAAATTCAATCAACTTGGCTACGAAGTCTTGATCATCGCAAGAACTTCCCCTCATATAACATGGGACAATCACGCAAAAATCGTGGAAGCTTTGGAAGATTCCGAGCTGCTCATCAACCTGGCGGGCAAATCCGTCAACTGTCGTTATCATGAGAAGAACAAGGCTGAAATCCTGAAATCCCGGACAGAGACCACTCACATACTTGGCAATGCTGTTTTGGCTTGCAAAAACCCGCCTTCGCTCTGGCTCAATTCCAGTACAGCCACCATTTATAGGCATGCGGAGGATCGTCCCATGACGGAAGAGAGCGGGGAGATTGGGACAGGCTTTTCCGTTGATGTCGCCAAGCAATGGGAAGCTGCCTTCTTTTCCTTTGATTTGCCGCATACGAGACAAGTAGCCTTACGTATGGCGATCGTGCTGGGGGAAAACGGCGGGGTTATCGATCCATACAAAAATCTCGTTCGCTTTGGACTCGGGGGTGTACAAGGGTCTGGGAACCAGCGTTTTAGCTGGATTCATGTTGAAGATATCTTCCAGATCATTCTCTTTTTGAAAGAGCGAACGGACCTAAGCGGCGTATTCAATTGTTCTTCTCCTCATCCCGTCACAAACCGTGAATTCATGCAGCATTTTCGCAGCGTGATGAATCGGAGCTTCGGGCTGCCTTCTCCCAAATGGATGCTGGAAATGGGGGCCATGATGATCGGGACGGAAACAGAGCTGGTGTTAAAAAGCCGCTGGGTCATTCCGGAAAGGCTGGAGCGTGAAGGGTACCAGTTTCGTTTTGCCCATATCGATAAGACGTTGCAGGATATCTTGAAATGA
- a CDS encoding HPr family phosphocarrier protein, with protein sequence MLTKTFTIQNPTGLHARPATLFVQKATSFPCEVNVIKGTKKINGKSIMGLMTLGAKMGEQITLEITGEQAEQAMEELGQLLMSVHG encoded by the coding sequence ATGTTAACCAAAACTTTCACCATTCAAAATCCGACTGGACTGCATGCCCGTCCGGCAACGTTATTTGTACAAAAGGCTACTTCGTTTCCTTGTGAGGTAAACGTGATCAAGGGCACGAAAAAGATCAATGGCAAAAGCATCATGGGCTTGATGACACTGGGTGCAAAGATGGGGGAGCAAATCACCCTTGAAATCACTGGAGAACAGGCAGAGCAAGCAATGGAGGAGCTTGGCCAATTGCTTATGTCAGTTCACGGGTAA
- a CDS encoding RtcB family protein: MSNTPIKYFINPEVKVENNAVEELHRLLEVNETIETLQKHSPDYFDDPNTGVLEVAITPDFHKGSGIPVGTTLFTRGFVLPQAIGNDINCGMRLYVTDLCEEQIRMHLDAIERNVRHVFFEGGRNIPMTRHMREKMFKEGLIGVLDSHKEANGEGIWRYYNEKQQELDLNHVNKMGSFIAESTIGLDDFLGPAELSRDAQIGSLGGGNHFFEIQVVKKVHQGSIASQWGLKEGQVVLMIHTGSVSIGYNSGAWIKEMLKKMYPTSLKHPDNGMYPLPLSERFEPQWKMFWSLLHNAANFAFANRLMLGLMMYKSISDVLGDFEHKLLYDAPHNYLWEEQLEQVGGFLHRKGSCTAKSAEQMMGTPFQYTGEPVFIPGSMGSHSFILAGLGNRDSLFSASHGAGRALSRGDAVKVDDDRFREFLANFRVINPIDPKRADLRGRSDILKKWEEELKKEAPYAYKDITPVIQSHVDHGMAEIVAEVAPIATVKG; encoded by the coding sequence TTGAGCAACACGCCGATCAAATATTTCATCAATCCGGAAGTAAAAGTAGAAAACAATGCGGTAGAGGAGCTTCATCGACTTTTAGAGGTGAATGAAACAATTGAAACGCTGCAAAAGCATTCACCCGATTATTTTGACGATCCCAATACTGGGGTTTTGGAGGTAGCCATTACGCCCGATTTTCACAAAGGAAGCGGCATTCCTGTAGGCACGACGCTGTTTACACGCGGGTTTGTGCTGCCGCAAGCGATTGGCAACGATATTAACTGCGGAATGCGCCTATATGTCACAGATTTGTGCGAAGAACAGATTCGCATGCATTTGGATGCGATTGAACGAAATGTTCGCCATGTTTTTTTCGAAGGGGGCCGCAATATTCCCATGACGCGGCATATGCGCGAAAAAATGTTCAAGGAAGGCCTGATCGGTGTACTGGACAGCCACAAGGAAGCGAATGGCGAGGGAATTTGGCGTTATTACAACGAAAAGCAGCAGGAGCTGGATTTGAACCATGTCAATAAAATGGGGTCCTTTATCGCGGAATCGACGATTGGCCTCGATGATTTTCTCGGCCCTGCCGAGCTTTCCCGGGATGCACAAATCGGCTCCCTTGGCGGTGGCAATCATTTTTTTGAGATTCAGGTGGTCAAAAAAGTGCACCAGGGCTCTATCGCCAGTCAGTGGGGGCTGAAGGAAGGGCAAGTCGTCCTCATGATTCATACTGGGTCTGTTTCCATTGGTTATAACAGCGGTGCATGGATCAAAGAAATGCTGAAAAAGATGTACCCGACTTCCTTGAAGCATCCGGATAACGGCATGTATCCGCTGCCACTTTCGGAGCGTTTCGAACCACAGTGGAAAATGTTTTGGAGTCTCCTGCACAATGCGGCGAACTTTGCATTTGCCAATCGATTGATGCTGGGGCTGATGATGTACAAATCGATTTCCGATGTGTTGGGCGATTTTGAACACAAGCTGTTGTACGATGCGCCTCATAATTATTTGTGGGAGGAACAGCTCGAGCAGGTGGGTGGATTTTTGCATCGAAAAGGGTCGTGTACGGCAAAATCGGCCGAGCAAATGATGGGCACGCCGTTTCAGTATACGGGCGAACCTGTGTTTATCCCTGGTTCCATGGGCTCGCACAGCTTTATTTTGGCAGGGCTCGGCAATCGGGATAGCCTGTTTAGCGCAAGCCATGGAGCAGGTCGAGCGCTTTCTCGCGGCGATGCTGTGAAAGTGGACGATGACCGATTTCGCGAGTTTCTTGCTAACTTCCGCGTGATCAATCCGATTGACCCGAAGCGGGCGGATTTGCGTGGACGGAGCGATATTTTGAAGAAATGGGAAGAAGAGCTGAAAAAAGAGGCGCCGTATGCCTATAAAGATATTACTCCGGTGATTCAGTCGCATGTGGATCATGGGATGGCTGAGATTGTGGCTGAGGTGGCGCCGATTGCTACGGTGAAAGGCTAG
- a CDS encoding ankyrin repeat domain-containing protein codes for MIKLKDIGSFEELPEIAMHIYQGNAPALQDAISAGWDIEKGIVLSKYTTLSPLDLAILSEKLEVVKLLVEHGVNLNVKNNPAFLMAVRYGKEELVRYVVAQGAKLEMVNQVRSNAYSEAYYGNKKNIPLIQELGLDIRLHGGDVLRKAVSDHDLTTTAYFLDHGVDINYNKPNMVYPYQATPLTVATRMGNAAMVKYLVERGADVMVAERGGERPYTIAVSNKDTELAAYLKSLEPAELHDVENKKYELQKYKLTEELMSFLTGEELHLELAENEYDIAYIDFFTLTDTIEMKIGRQKLLRLSAEIDNYSHLHLVWNPKKKGSIGCYDEEHKEYADLCSFTEFLAQPEVYLIKFMEGELDSM; via the coding sequence ATGATCAAGTTGAAAGATATCGGGAGTTTCGAAGAGCTGCCAGAAATCGCGATGCATATTTATCAAGGAAATGCCCCGGCTTTGCAAGATGCGATTTCGGCTGGCTGGGATATAGAAAAGGGCATTGTGCTTAGCAAATATACGACGCTAAGCCCATTGGATCTGGCGATTTTATCAGAGAAGCTAGAAGTTGTTAAGCTGCTGGTAGAGCATGGCGTTAATCTGAATGTCAAAAATAATCCAGCTTTTTTGATGGCCGTACGTTATGGCAAGGAAGAGCTCGTTCGTTATGTGGTAGCGCAAGGCGCCAAGCTGGAGATGGTCAATCAGGTGCGCTCAAACGCTTATTCGGAGGCCTACTACGGCAACAAAAAGAACATCCCGCTCATTCAAGAGCTGGGACTGGATATAAGACTGCATGGCGGCGATGTATTGCGTAAAGCCGTGTCGGATCATGATCTTACAACCACGGCCTATTTTCTCGATCATGGAGTGGACATCAATTATAACAAACCGAATATGGTGTATCCGTACCAAGCGACCCCATTAACAGTTGCCACGCGCATGGGGAATGCCGCCATGGTCAAGTATTTGGTTGAACGTGGTGCGGACGTTATGGTAGCAGAAAGGGGTGGGGAGCGACCTTATACCATCGCGGTCAGCAATAAAGATACGGAGTTGGCTGCGTATTTGAAATCGCTGGAACCTGCCGAGCTGCATGATGTAGAGAACAAAAAGTACGAACTGCAAAAATATAAACTGACCGAAGAACTGATGAGCTTCCTTACCGGAGAAGAGCTGCATCTTGAGCTGGCGGAAAATGAGTATGACATCGCGTATATCGACTTTTTCACATTGACCGATACGATTGAAATGAAAATCGGTCGGCAAAAGCTGCTGCGCTTGTCTGCCGAAATCGACAACTACTCCCATCTTCATCTTGTGTGGAATCCGAAGAAAAAAGGAAGCATAGGCTGCTATGATGAGGAGCATAAGGAGTATGCGGACTTGTGCAGCTTTACGGAGTTCCTCGCGCAGCCGGAGGTGTACCTGATCAAGTTTATGGAAGGCGAATTAGATTCGATGTAA